GGCCTGTGCTTCAGCCTGGCTTCCCGTATCCCTCTtccactgggggtgagggggtctTCCTTTCCTACATAGCTCAGGGGATGAAAGCAAACTCCAAGAATCCCACTCTTCATACTGGCTAAGTCTAAAGGGCTCCCAACGCCCAAGGAAACCCAAAGGCTGGGCAAACTGGCTCCAGGCTGGGAGTGTCGGCCTGGCCTCCCCGCTGTTAATCGAGGGCGTTCTGACGTGAGACAGGCAGATGTATCAGCTGATGACTTTTCTGATTAAACTGTGCAATGTCCGTTTACTGTAACATTTCATGCTTGTTAAGATTGTTAAAACCCAAATAACCATGGGAAGGTCAAAGCGTGTGAAAGCAGAAGCAGGACCCGAtgagattggggggagggaggtgctCCAGGCCAGCTCTGTAGCAGTCGGCCTTGTGTTTGGTTGACTGAAGAGAGGAGAGGATGGGGGCccagcgggtggggggggggcaccatggACTTCTTGCCTGGGACCAGCAAGCAACTGAAGCTAACCTTTGCAAGCACAAAGCCCCAGGCTGATtcccacaaaggggggggggtgccacgGGTGGTGAGGGGCCGGGCTGGGCTCGGTTTCCGCCTCAAATCAGGCTGGAACGTTCCTGCAGGTCAGTGTGAAGactcctggccggggggggggggcaggtgagcTTCCTGGACATCATCCAGGGCAGGGAAATCCCACACAAAAGCTCCCCAGTTCCCTGGGCGTGGGCTGCCGTGTGATTGGCTGCCCTCTGGGAAGGGCTGTGGGCTCCCCTGTGGAGGCCAGCATCATACTTTGCCCAGAGGGCCGTCCGGTGAGCGTGAAACAGGCTGCACTGCAGGTGCCCTCTTTGCCTTTTCAGCACATCCACAAGTTCCTGAACGAAAGCTGGCAGGAGCGCCATCGGGCAACCCTCAGTCCCGGCATGCTGACCCTGCTCTGGTCCACTGTGGCATCCATCTTTTCACTTGGAGGCCTGTTTGGGGCACACCTGGGAGGCAGGCTGGCCATCCGGATGGGGAGGTGAGTTCCATCCTGGAAGTGGTGACATTAGgaagacattgggaagaattttctaacagaggagacattaggaagaactttctgacagtcagagcggttccttagtggagcaggcttccccgggaggtggcaagctctccttccttggaggtttttaagaagaggctggatggccatctgtcagcaaggctgattctgtgaccttaagcagatgatggagaaggagggcatcttggccatcttctgagcatggattaggggtcactgggggtgtgtggggggaggtggttgtcaatttcctgcattgtgcagggggttggactagatgaccctggtggtcccttccaactctatgattctatgaggtgtgTTTCTTATAGTACTTTAGTAGAGCTCAAAAAAATCCCAAACCATTATGAGGGAAGCATCTTGGGAAAACCAGGACATTTTGCTTGTTTTTCAGTGTACCCTATACAACCTTCTCCTTGGAGCTCCCTTCAGTTTGCACAGCtttgtggggttagggttagagcgaGATGTAtgaactggcctaaggtcacccagtgagcttcatggctgagtggagatttgaacccagttcaaTCTTGTCAGCAGAAATACAGGGGTCCCTCTGGAAGACAGACCCTTGAATTCCAGCCATGCAGTCTGCCCAGTTTTAAGTTTAGCTTGCCCTGAACATCTGCTAGCCATGCAGGGTACAGAGTACAGACACACCCCGTGTGGACCGGCATCCAGCTACACCTGTGTAGCTACGTACGGTTGTGGGATGCTTGGAGAAGGACcttcaggccttcatcagtggccaGAGGTCCAAAGCCCACAGGCAGGTTACACCCTTGCTATTTTAGGAAGACCACCATTGGATAAATTGCTCAGAGGAGttaatccctccccttccccactgcttTGGCTTCCGTCCATACAGAAACCCACCACTGTGCACGCACACAGTTCCTTTTCAGGACCAAATTCAGTGATGGAATGCCAGCGAGTCGTGACATGCATAGCTTGTTCAGTCCAAAGTAAACCTGGAGAGCCATAAGTAGATGATCATCTCAGAGAAAAAATGAATTGATGTGCagaagggaggggtgggggcttCTGTGATTCATGAATCAGCAGAGTGAGGAGTCATTCATTGAGCAAGGGGGTTGCTACTGTTTCAGAAAGGGAAGGGGTGTAGCAAAATGTCCTTCCAAGATTAGACAGGATTTCATGATAAGGGTTTCATATGGATTAGATGGGGGAGGAAATGCTTTCCAGACTCCCCAATTAAGGGCAGAACAAATATTTTGCACAGGCtggctttgcttctgtttttttaatattgCAGTCGAGTCCACTGCATTTCTGTTTTACCACAAACGAGTGAGTTGACCCCACTTCCTTCAGAGGCAGgttctgttttgagaaaagattgCTGGAGGCTTACAGGGTCTTTTGTAATTCAGGCATCTAAAGAATGCAGCCTCCCCCTCAATACACACACAGTCCTGTATTAGTCCTGCAAAAAGcaacagcatccccccccccccgaaaagaaGCATCATATTGAGCCGGCCCCcatccagcccccccccagccttctcaTTGtcactctggtcttttatgcatggctgtttcactccccATCACCCCTCTGGTGgatttgggtctttgtttggattgtgcacGTGCCTTTTCTGGCCATCggcggtcgcctcgctctccgcctgcatttccccacgttttgaaATTCAAGATAAACCAGGtgcctgaaaatgcagggaagtGCAGGGGCAGAGTGGGGCGACCTCTGGCGGTCAGAGGCGGCATGCGTGGTCCAGGCAGGGACCCGGGGTCGTCGGAGAGGTGAaggcgagagaaacagccatgcataaaagacctctgtttcCTGGTCCTTGCCAATATTCCTAGCAATTTTTATCAATGTGTGAATCATCAAAGGGTTTTACTGGATACCAATCCTCCCTGGGGGACACTTTACCTGTGGGAATTGTATTTTTTTGCAAATGTACATGCCATATGAGATGTTTCATCAATACTTTGGATAAGAAAATATATGTACTAAAGGACTTTACAACATGTAATTCTGCACAGGTTATATATGTTATGAAATGTCCCCATGAAAAACTTTACATTGGAAGACATGGTAGACATTTGAAAACACGTATTGTAGATGGTAGTCATAATATTAAGTTGAAGAGAATACATATCTCGTTAGCAAACATTTTATTGAAAAGAACCATGGCCCTTCTGACTTTAGCTTTTCGTCCAGAAACATAGCTTTGCAAAAATGTTTAGTTTAATTCCAGGATCAGGATTTTCTACAAGGCATGCTTTTCggtgagagacagcatggtgtgcTGGTTAAGGTGTCTGTCATGGGTTAAAGGAGGACAGGGAACTGCCCATGCTGGTATTTCCCAGGGGTCTAACCAAAGGacttctctctctcattctctccacACTTGTCCTCCTTACAGGAAAGGAGGCCTTTTGATGAACAACTTCATAGCTGTCCTTGCTGCTCTTCTGATGGGTTTGAGCTCTCCGACAGGGTTGTTTGAATTACTAATTGTTGGGAGATTTTTGATTGGCATAAACACAGGTAAAAGCCTTTTGTAATAGTAAATGTAAAGCTGAACGTGTTTATCAGTGATTCTGATTAGCTGGATAGTTTTGCTATGCTGAGCTTCCTCTGTGGAATTGCAACAGGGCTTGGTGCAAGACCATATTTCTATAGAGTTCTTGGGCTGATTCTTCATGCATCTTAGTTCAGGGCTGCTAAATCCACTTGGATCACCAAGCCCGCAAAGACACGCAGCCTGTGACAGAAAGGAGAGTTCACCTGCCAGCTCCAGAAGAGGCCCTGTGGggctgccatgttctccagaaACCCACTGGAGTTTTTGGCATATTGCTTGACAAGATATTTAATAACACGCCTTTTGGATCTAGCgcaaacttaattttcaatattttttgcatttcatcatgtattgttatccaatattttcttgctttcctaCAAGTCCACAACAAATGATTGAATGTCGCATCTGTATTAtggcatttccagcatttcccattGAAGTCTCTGTTGGCTTGTGCTATGTCTTGGTGGTGTGATGCACTACCTAAAACACATTTTATCGCAAATCTATCTCAATATTTGGCATTCCGTAAACTGTCTCATGTTTATATTTCTTCCCAAATTTCGCAACCATTTTAttttacttgctctgtttcagtttCATATTGTAACAGCAATTTATAAATTTCCGCTAATGAATGTCTTAAGTCTCCGGTGATTAATCTTTCATAAGTAGTCTTCTTTCTTAGTTAGCTCaaaatgtatttgcttttgaggtGCGGCGTGCTGATGACTTCCCGATCCACGAGGTGGTTCTGTTTTGAGAGAAAGCTGCCTCTCGAGGGCACCTTGAGCAACAGATTTTGGTCCTGGGAGGAAGcaattcccccacccacccctgttgCCCTTGGGATACGAATGGGGATTGTAGTGTGTATCCTCCTCCCGACCCCACACACACTATGCAGAGTGCCAGCTGAGGTCACAGGGAAATAGCCCTACTCTTTCCTCTTTTGGAATCATAATTCCATTCTTTGATGACAGAAGCTTTTACGGGGCTTTTTAGAGTCAAGGATTTTAGTTCCAGAGAggcagccatgtcagtctgttgcTGCACAAATGAACAGGAATCTTCTGGCTCCTCAAAGGCTAACAAGATTTTAGTGTTACTTTTCCAGTTTTTGGAAGGCTGTGCGCTGCACATCTAGCAATGTTTTTTGCAGTGGCAAATAAGGGCAAGACTGCATCTAGAGGGGATCTCTGGAACTGCTCACCTGTGGTGGGTACCAAGAGCTAGAAAGGAGGGGTATacatgtttaaaataataaaataaaatagcattTACCTGTGAGTAGGGGGCACCGGGGGGGTGAAATGGCCAATGTGTGGCTAGGCTGGAAGGCCCTGGGAGTGACCCAGCTCTTTCCTTTCCAGGCATCGGCCTCTGCCTGCAGCCCCTCTATATTGGAGAAGCTGCCCCCAAGCACCTGCGGGGGGCGATGACCATGGGCAGCTCCATATTTCTGACCGGGGGGATTCTGACAGGACAAGTCATTGGCTTAAGGTGAGTGCCGACGTCCCTTTGTGATGGCCGAGGGGACCAAGGGGAGGCTGCTCAGATCCGAGTAGTCCTGCCAAGATTTGGCTTGGCTTTGGGCCTGTTGCACCAAGGGCAGATGGGCAGTGGCACCAGATTCCAGCCATGGCATCACCTGGGAAGGGCTGATTCTGTTCCTGCACAGAGCCTAAGAGGatccctgcgggatcagacccagtagggcccatccaggtcagcacCCTCTTTCCCTTGATGGGTCAGGATAGGAAGGCACAAGCAGAGCTGGACACCCAGCCGACAAAGGGGTCTTCCTCCCTTTGcgcctttcttctctctcttatcACCCTGTAAAGCCATGCAGTGATTGCagtatcctgtggcagtgagttttcTAAGTTACAATCTGTTattttcagggttgccaacttccaggtagagcCCAGAGATTctggtacctcaccaaagactcctgagtagacTTAGccatcatgggataagaggacaggtctgCTTACGGGTTAAAAATTGGTGAAATGGTAGGAAGAAAAGAGTAGGAAAAAATGGACAGTTCTGACATATCATCcgaatcgcaagatgtcatagttccaccatacactgcattggtcaggccacacctggagtactgtgtgcagttctggaggccccacttcaaaaaggatgtgaacacaaccgagtgggtacagaggagagtgacgagggtgatcaggggcctggagaccaagaagccctaggaggagaggctgagggagttgggaatgtttcgtctggagaagaggaggctgaggggggacagaattgctctcttgaagtatttgaaggagggcagggagctgttcctcttggcagcagaggatcacaggactcacaataactggtttaaattgcaggcgaaaaggtatcagctggatattaggataatttttttttttacagtaagagctgttttttacagtggaatcagctacccagggaggtggtgacgTACAGGctgcatattgggggggggggggcgtttacagtaagagttgtaaaagtggaatcagctgcctagagaggtggtgagctccccctcgctggcagtctttaagcagaggttagacaaatactggccagggatgtctaggctgatcctgcattgagcagggggtcagactagatggcttgtatggcctcttcccactctatgattctatagggaagtgagcagtggggtcccacaaggatcagtatcagggtcggtactatttaatttgttcataaatgacttGGCTGTAGgagtgagtagtgtagtggccaagtttgccaTTTTACTGACTTGAAACAGCCCCTCCTCCCAGAGCCACTATTTGCCCACTGGGAAAATGTATATGTGAGTGTAAATTTCCCCAGTGTGGCAAATGTTGGCCCCATGGGACCAATTCAGGTTGAAAAAAACAGTGTTGGGAGAGAGCCTTCAGCTCCTCCCCACACGCCCCCCGTGATCACCGTGCAAATCagaccctgcctgcctgcctgcctgcctgggaatTACTCCCACTGAGGGGCTCCCCAGGCACGTCTGACTGAACGTCCTCACGGTGGCCACAGACCCAAAGATCAGCCCTCGAAGGGTCTACAGACTTCTCCTTGCTTTTACTGCGGCCAATTGACATAGCCATTGTATTCCAAGTTAACTCAGACGCCTTTGAGGAGGGATTTCTTATCAAAGTCTCAGTTTATAATGGCtaccagatgcccccccccctctataTGCTTTTTGACTCTCTCAGGGAATTCCAAAAGGTCGATGAGGCAGAACTTCCCATGGCAGAAGTTGTGTTGAGGGAGACTTAGATAGCTGCTTCCTCAGTTCAGCAAGGCTTATTCTTCTGCTTGCTTCATGTTTCTAGCTTTAGTAATAACTCCCTTCTCACAGGGAGTTACTCGGCGGAGAAAAGTACTGGCCTTTTCTGCTCTCAAGCTGCTGTTTCCCAGCCTTTTTCCAACTCTTGACCCTTCCCTGGTTTCCAGAAAGTCCCCGGTATCTCTTAATTGACAGAGGGGATGAGCTGAAATGTCTCCAAGGTAAGTCACATCTGACGTGTGTCCATCCACATCCTTAACGAGAGCAGAAGGAGCCCCTGGAGCTCAGCAACAGCCCTGGCTCCCTTCCCGCTCCCGAGTGCCTCTCGGCACCCTGAATGCCTTCCTGTCCAAAGCGACTTGATAGCTACTGGCCATTTCCTCCCAGGCCCCTCTTCGGACTTCGCCTGCCGTGTCCTGTTACCCAACAGCATCTAGCCTGTGGGAAGAAGTGGGGTCCATCCAGGAGGAAGGGTTTCCCAAGCCTTCCGTTCAAGACAGCCCTCTGCCACAGATTCATTGTgctgccttgggcaagtcatttaTCCCTCCTCCTCAGCAGAGTCCCCTCTGTGAAGGCTGAAACGCTCTGAATCACGGCGACCTACCTGACCTTTTCACAGGGCTCCTGGGAGGGCAAATGCGATCCAGACTGAGAAGGAGCTGCAGGTTTGCCTGCTTTCCAAGGGGCCACAGGTTCTGTGCttgggatttcacctgggccCTGCGTCTCGCCTTGTCCCCTCCCAGCTCTGAAGAGCTTTCATGGCCCTCTACAATACCAGACGGAGATGGAGGACATTCAGAGGGAGTGCGTTGCCCTTGGGGGTGAGAAGCCCAAGAAGCCCTGGGAACTCTTCACTGACCGCAGCATCAGGTGGCAGCTCATCACCGTCATTGTCATGCCAATGGGCCAGCAGCTGAGCGGGATAAACGCGGTGAGAACCAGGCCCAGCCTGCCCCCAAAGACATCTCTGTGGACCCCAGAGCCCACCAAGCACACACGCCACCTCCCAAGAGAATCAGGGTCCCCTCCTATTCAGCTACACCCTAAATGTAAACCAGCTTAGAACCGGCTGAATTGTCAAAGctttccccaaagaatcctgggaactcTTAACTTTGGCATTAAGAGAGTACTGGGAAATGACAGATTTCCTTCGGTTTTGGTGGAACCGCAGGATACTGTAGCGAGAACCTATGAGAGCTAAACAGTTCAAAACTAGTGCAGAGAAGTGCAGACAAGACCTAAGCAACAGCACAAAGGCGAGATGAAGGACCTGCCTCTCTAACAGAGAAGAGTTTACACAGGCAGCACTCAAAGGCAGAAAAACCAACCCGAAGGTAGATCAGATTTGTATCAAtcaggaaacagccatgcctctGGAATATCACAGAAAACAAGTAAACCACCAACACCTCCCTTGTTCCAAAATGAATGTTGGGAAACCAGTCAGGTTGCTCAGCTGTCCTTTTCAAGGCTATCCCACCTTTTTATTTAATCAGCCAACAGAACAGGCTGTCCATCTTGCAAGCAAGTGCCATTGCAGTTGGCTTCCTTAATTGGTGCAACACGTGCTGACCTGTATCCTCTTGCCATCCTGTGGGCGCTTCCAGCTCCCTCCCTGCCAGGATCTGAGGCCTAATTAGCTGCAGTCACTCCTTACAGGGGCCAACAATTTACGGCAGTGCCTTTGGCGGTATTTATTAACTGTCAAAAGTATGATTTGCTCATTCAAGGCAGGAGCCCTGTGCCACAGGCGAGCACAGACTGCCAGCGATACTGCCTCCCTGGTCACTTGCCGCACCCTCTGCTTTTGGTTCCCTCCCATAGATTTACTTCTATGCAAGTTATGTTTTCACGGAAGCTGGAATCCCCTCAGCAAAGATCCCCTATGTGACTCTGGGGACAGGGGCTTGTGAATGCCTCACCGCCCTCACCTGCGTAAGTGGCACACATTCTGATTGGGGTTTTCTGAGGTGGAAGGAAGGGTCCTTGGGGCTGAGCACAAAGGGGTCTCCCTCCCTGCAGGGCCTGCTGGTTGAGTCCATGGGGAGGAGGCGTCTTATCCTGGGGGGCTACTCCCTGATGACGGTGTGGTGTGTCGTGTTGACCTGCTCTCTGACGTACCAGGTAGGCTGGAGAATACTCTGCAACAAAGAATGCTGTGggatctctccccgcccccatacAGGGGGTTGTCCCCCTTGCTGTGCTTCTTGATGGCCCTGTACATGCTCACCGtctgtgaggctgaaagagaatgggAGGGCATTTGGCTGTCGTGCCAGAATGGCTGGACAGCCTCTCAGTCTTATTGGTTGTGCAgcttgtggtggtggggggggagaaaccatgCTGAACTTCAGTCTGGCTCAGCTTCCAGAGACCCTTGCCCACGGTCTGGCtcagtgctggggtgggggatgtaAGGAACCCACCGGTCCTTTGCTAAAggagcagagcagcagcagcaatagctAACCAACCATGTGTATTTTCCTCTTCCAGTCGCACACCTGGGCACCGTATCTGAGCATGGCTTCAATATTCGCTTTCATCCTGAGCTTCGGGCTCGGACCAGGTACCCATTTCCTGTGTTTGGCTTTGGGTTAGTGGTGCAGAAACCTTTTTGCTGCCGCCCAGTAGGGTATCTTCAAGGCCCTGGCTTGTATTTGCTTAGATCCCACCCTTCTACAAAGCACTCGGCAGTTTACTGAAAAAGCTCCCCGCAATGAACACAAACAAGGGCTCCGGGGGTGGAAACCTGGTGCCCCCAGGATCCCGACTGAAGGCTCAAGCAAAGCCATTCATTCAGTGGCAATGTGATGTGCTGTTGGCTCTTTAAATCTCTTACTTATTTGTTTGAAATATTCATAACCCACTTCATCTTCTTAGCCTCAAGGTGGCTAAGAATACAAGAGCAAGTTGCAAAGAGAGAAAAGCCACATACCCGGTCTTTTAAAGAGATAAAAACAGGTTAAAACTGCCAAAAGAAGAACTGCCTTGATTTGCCTGCTTCAGGCACTTAAGTTATTACCCTCTGGGGAGAGGGAAGCAATTCCCAGCTGTCCTTCCCCTCAGATCCATCTCTGCATAGCTCAAGAGATGGGACTGTATTAGGTGCTCATTTCTACTGTTATGATTGCATTGAAGCCCTAGTCAGTAAAAGTGGTTGTTCTTCATGATCTTGTTTTGGTGTCAAAACAGGCTTCAGGAATCCTTTCGCACCTCAAGCCGCTTTCCACTAACCTCCCCCACCCTGCAGACATAGACAAGCGGCTGGCCTTTGCAAGCAGTTTTCTTTTTGCTTCTCGAAATGGCCCCGGAAAACCTGCCTCTGCTGTTCTTGCCATAACCGACTCTTTGTGAACTTGACCCCAGGTGGAGTGACAGGGATTTTGACTGCGGAGCTGTTCACTCAGTCTTCACGGCCTGCTGCTTACATGATTGCCGGATCCATGAGCTGGCTGAGCTTCTTCACCGTTGGAATGCTCTTCCCCTTTATAGTGGTACGTAGGCCACAGTTCTGCCCTGTTTTCTGCCGTCTTCTGCCAGAGACGTTTCCCAGGTGTTTGGCATCGCCCCTCACAAGGAGCCCCAGCAAGAAGCAGCctctttcagccctggcccctccCAAACTGACAAAATGCACAGGCAGACAAAGCGAGGCTGCCCAAGAAaccgaaggcaggcaggcaggcactccCCGGGAGcagaaaaacctcccacccagacTGGGAATTCTTCACGAATGCAGAGgaatagccatgctggtctgtctttgcaaaataaaacaaaagtccagggtGGGGCAGTCTTCCTTTCACACACCTGAAGAACTGAGTTGTGGCTCACAAAGGCTCATAttgaaagaaatgttttcagaCCTTCAGGTGCCCCGGGACTTTTGTTTAAGGAATTCTTCACACACCTTTCAGTGAGACATGGTTGGAGGCCCTCCCATCGATCCCTATGAAACAGAGAGCTCTTGCTGATCAAGGGGATGGTCGAGTTTTGCCTGTTCCTTTCTGCTCTACTTATTTTAGAAGCCACCTTCATTTCCCACAAGGAAATTTGACAAGAACAGTTGCTGAACCCAGAAACGCATCTGAATGATGTTTTCGAAGCTTTTAATAATCTTCAGTAAGTCAAATCCTCACACTCACATACACCCACCCTGACAAGATACAGCTAATTAAAATACCTAGAATTTCTTGGATGTTAAATTAAAAATGGTGTCAAGGTAGCAAACAACGGCGAACTCATCTGAGGGTGAAGTCACCAAGCAGTGACTGGGAAataggcagggtcagccccgcTGGCTTTCTCTTGAAACACGGAGTGACCGAGAAAGCTCTGACGAGCTCCAATCTCGCTGTGTGGCACTTGCCTATCAGCGCAGTCAAAAGACCCACCAGCGCCAGATGCCTTCGGTGCTTCTCAGTAG
This window of the Euleptes europaea isolate rEulEur1 chromosome 13, rEulEur1.hap1, whole genome shotgun sequence genome carries:
- the LOC130486303 gene encoding solute carrier family 2, facilitated glucose transporter member 11-like; this encodes MEYQPLLKSTGPRRKLPTGTLFLAMCAAGIGGTFQYGYNVSVINAPTEHIHKFLNESWQERHRATLSPGMLTLLWSTVASIFSLGGLFGAHLGGRLAIRMGRKGGLLMNNFIAVLAALLMGLSSPTGLFELLIVGRFLIGINTGIGLCLQPLYIGEAAPKHLRGAMTMGSSIFLTGGILTGQVIGLRELLGGEKYWPFLLSSCCFPAFFQLLTLPWFPESPRYLLIDRGDELKCLQALKSFHGPLQYQTEMEDIQRECVALGGEKPKKPWELFTDRSIRWQLITVIVMPMGQQLSGINAIYFYASYVFTEAGIPSAKIPYVTLGTGACECLTALTCGLLVESMGRRRLILGGYSLMTVWCVVLTCSLTYQSHTWAPYLSMASIFAFILSFGLGPGGVTGILTAELFTQSSRPAAYMIAGSMSWLSFFTVGMLFPFIVKGLKQYCFLVFLVECCLVAIFIFFVIPETKNKTFLEIKREFHKRNFGRRTQEHEGEPCERWQLSCEF